A region from the Streptomyces sp. 3214.6 genome encodes:
- a CDS encoding TnsA-like heteromeric transposase endonuclease subunit codes for MAVALEVVHRIEDGSRSITVPVARAGAVPLTRRGEVWKPVRHPSQRSIATWWWAATTGRHVGCRSMNVLAVAMLLDFDPSVTEFTAWSARIKWRARGRERSVVPDFFVRTAQGATLVVACPPASGPSPRWQRQQQVLRQACQEAGWELGMPRIPAPMALANLRWVSRYRHPRFGDQDVEQALKAAFRTPRVLEEGVRATGLPRLSTLPRLYHLLWRQELAIEWNRAMGPGSVISVSGRLPSAMRRPVREDAA; via the coding sequence GTGGCTGTCGCGTTGGAGGTCGTCCACCGGATCGAGGACGGCAGCAGGAGCATCACGGTCCCTGTGGCCCGGGCGGGTGCGGTCCCGCTGACTCGGCGGGGCGAGGTGTGGAAGCCGGTCCGGCATCCTTCGCAGCGCAGTATCGCCACCTGGTGGTGGGCGGCGACGACGGGCCGGCATGTGGGCTGCCGGTCGATGAACGTGCTGGCGGTGGCCATGCTGCTGGACTTCGATCCGTCGGTGACGGAGTTCACCGCATGGTCTGCGAGGATCAAGTGGCGTGCGCGGGGCCGGGAACGCAGTGTGGTGCCGGACTTCTTCGTCCGCACCGCTCAGGGGGCGACGCTGGTGGTGGCCTGTCCCCCGGCGAGCGGACCGAGCCCGCGGTGGCAGCGCCAGCAGCAGGTGCTGCGGCAGGCCTGCCAGGAGGCGGGCTGGGAGCTGGGCATGCCGCGGATTCCGGCGCCGATGGCGCTGGCGAATCTGCGGTGGGTGTCCCGCTACCGGCATCCCCGCTTCGGCGACCAGGATGTCGAGCAGGCGTTGAAGGCCGCATTCCGTACGCCGCGTGTGCTGGAGGAGGGAGTGCGGGCCACGGGACTGCCGCGGCTGTCGACGCTGCCGCGCCTGTATCACCTGCTGTGGCGGCAGGAGCTGGCCATAGAGTGGAACCGGGCGATGGGCCCCGGCAGCGTGATCAGTGTGTCGGGCCGGTTGCCGTCGGCGATGCGCCGCCCGGTGCGGGAGGATGCCGCATGA
- a CDS encoding DDE-type integrase/transposase/recombinase, which produces MSEVLTGRPRVSGLAPRGIVAPGDRARWMGEQYTVSALSGTTVHLAPAPGSAAPPIAATIQFLAVAEDFAVLDEAGLPLAADPFPNWAMLEGVSPDCARDARIWRRHIIEVDTGLLPGVPESSRPREGYDPDRFTLVERYQRKAAELSAVLEWKVSWQTVQRKRLAFLKEDIWGLVDKRRTRKSMLHGRTDARVVDLLLALNERQAKEQAATDARTLFKNLRRAARATLGPAVKVPKDPTLYALLKRLGIDALQLRDPTRRRKDRFNRPAPPFGVTTATAPGELVQIDSTALDVKVLGDDGRPTQVELTAAIDVFTRSIIAAVLRPKTPGRRKTRQQTRALLSTGTSKGRATKAVDASLLLALCMVPAPMRPGFDAAASAARSDLPYEELLEVDARMEHAAARPVIMPETIVIDHGTVFAGQTFFDACSYLGISVRPARKRTPTDKAIVERTFASIKSLFSQRVNSYTGRDFSRRGKEIGPDRLWTLQELDDLLQEWIAVGWQARPHEELRSPYEPNLPPLTPNQVYAAGVQAAGYVPIPLGFKDYLQLLPTAWVGVRDDGIRFRNRTYDNYKGEFENEIRNRPSGLKGKKRDGWELRYNPYTPEQVWLRDHRSGEWITAVFKHQHLIGAPWTQHLWETATAEHVARGGRHTDDENIAQVLADLLERAGHGPDEPGVVSVPDGYGPLPGLEAGWAPPGEGDFDPFAGAAALDLDALGPLTVLELDETSLYAPDAPSPADADAAGAGAAPGWAAPGHAATEEASLLADLGELEDGLDDAARLLLDLPTETDPPQEDM; this is translated from the coding sequence ATGAGTGAGGTGCTCACCGGCCGGCCGCGGGTGTCGGGGCTGGCGCCGCGCGGCATTGTGGCACCCGGGGACCGGGCGCGGTGGATGGGCGAGCAGTACACCGTGTCGGCCCTGTCGGGCACGACCGTGCATCTGGCCCCCGCTCCGGGCAGCGCGGCGCCCCCGATCGCGGCGACGATTCAGTTCCTCGCCGTGGCCGAGGACTTCGCTGTGCTCGACGAGGCGGGCCTGCCACTGGCGGCCGACCCGTTCCCGAACTGGGCCATGCTGGAGGGCGTCAGTCCCGACTGCGCCCGGGATGCACGGATTTGGCGGCGGCACATCATCGAGGTCGACACCGGTCTGCTGCCCGGCGTCCCCGAGAGCAGCAGACCGCGCGAGGGCTACGACCCCGACCGGTTCACGCTGGTCGAGCGCTACCAGCGCAAGGCGGCGGAGCTGAGCGCCGTACTGGAGTGGAAGGTGTCGTGGCAGACGGTCCAGCGCAAGCGGCTGGCCTTCCTGAAGGAGGACATCTGGGGGCTGGTCGACAAGCGGCGCACCCGCAAAAGCATGCTCCACGGGCGCACCGATGCACGGGTCGTGGACCTGCTGCTGGCCCTTAACGAACGCCAGGCGAAGGAGCAGGCCGCCACCGACGCGCGCACCCTGTTCAAGAACCTGCGGCGCGCCGCCCGGGCCACGCTGGGCCCTGCGGTGAAAGTGCCGAAGGACCCGACCTTGTATGCGCTGCTGAAGCGGCTGGGCATCGACGCGTTGCAGCTGCGCGATCCCACCCGGCGCCGCAAGGACCGGTTCAACCGTCCCGCGCCGCCGTTCGGGGTGACCACCGCCACCGCCCCGGGCGAGCTGGTGCAGATCGACTCCACGGCGCTGGATGTGAAGGTGCTGGGTGACGACGGGCGGCCCACGCAGGTGGAACTGACGGCGGCCATCGACGTGTTCACGCGCAGCATCATCGCCGCCGTGCTGCGGCCCAAGACCCCCGGCCGGCGCAAGACCCGGCAGCAGACGAGGGCACTGCTGAGCACCGGCACCAGCAAGGGGCGGGCCACCAAGGCGGTGGACGCCTCCCTGCTGCTGGCGCTGTGCATGGTGCCGGCCCCGATGCGGCCCGGCTTCGATGCGGCGGCCTCCGCGGCCCGCTCGGATCTGCCGTACGAGGAGCTGCTGGAGGTCGATGCGCGGATGGAGCACGCCGCGGCCCGGCCGGTGATCATGCCGGAGACGATCGTGATCGACCACGGCACGGTCTTCGCCGGGCAGACCTTCTTCGACGCCTGTTCCTACCTCGGCATCTCCGTGCGTCCAGCCCGCAAGCGCACCCCGACGGACAAGGCGATCGTCGAGCGGACCTTCGCGTCGATCAAGTCGCTGTTCAGCCAGCGCGTCAACTCCTACACCGGGCGGGACTTCAGCCGCCGCGGCAAGGAGATCGGTCCCGACCGGCTGTGGACCCTGCAGGAACTCGACGACCTGCTGCAGGAGTGGATCGCGGTCGGCTGGCAGGCACGGCCGCACGAGGAGCTGCGCAGCCCGTATGAGCCGAACCTGCCGCCGCTGACGCCCAACCAGGTGTACGCCGCAGGCGTGCAGGCGGCCGGTTACGTGCCGATCCCGCTGGGATTCAAGGACTATCTGCAGCTGCTGCCCACCGCCTGGGTCGGTGTACGCGACGACGGTATCCGCTTCAGGAACCGCACCTACGACAACTACAAGGGCGAGTTCGAGAACGAGATCCGCAACAGGCCGTCGGGGCTGAAGGGCAAGAAACGCGACGGATGGGAGCTGCGCTACAACCCCTACACCCCGGAGCAGGTGTGGCTGCGGGATCACCGCAGCGGTGAGTGGATCACGGCGGTCTTCAAGCACCAGCATTTGATCGGCGCCCCATGGACGCAGCACCTGTGGGAAACGGCCACCGCCGAGCATGTGGCGCGCGGCGGCCGCCACACCGACGACGAGAACATCGCCCAGGTCCTGGCCGACCTGCTGGAGCGGGCCGGACACGGCCCGGACGAACCCGGTGTGGTGAGCGTGCCCGACGGCTACGGGCCCCTGCCCGGGCTGGAAGCGGGGTGGGCGCCGCCGGGTGAAGGCGACTTCGATCCGTTCGCCGGTGCGGCCGCGCTCGACCTGGACGCGCTGGGCCCTTTGACGGTGCTGGAGCTCGACGAGACGAGCCTGTACGCCCCGGATGCGCCGTCACCCGCAGACGCAGACGCAGCCGGTGCCGGCGCCGCACCCGGGTGGGCGGCTCCGGGCCACGCAGCCACCGAAGAGGCCTCGCTCCTGGCGGATCTGGGCGAGCTGGAAGACGGCCTCGACGACGCCGCGCGCCTCCTGCTGGACCTGCCCACCGAAACCGACCCTCCGCAGGAGGACATGTGA